From the genome of Nasonia vitripennis strain AsymCx chromosome 1, Nvit_psr_1.1, whole genome shotgun sequence, one region includes:
- the LOC100680509 gene encoding proline-rich nuclear receptor coactivator 2 has translation MTNSTPKNNDKIERQGSPSSQGKQRRSSNYVKTVTYFSSGNNNAAGAGSVAVNGNNASGRNSRASNSSRRQSCSPPCTSAKNIPRSSPMRYDSPRGSPTNNFYAGAKFSEPPSPASLPKPPNHWTGLIVSCGSETGPSHISQHFNMFLNIQA, from the exons ATGACGAACTCGACGCCCAAGAACAACGACAAGATCGAGAGGCAGGGCTCGCCCAGCAGTCAGGGCAAGCAGCGGCGTAGCTCCAACTACGTGAAGACCGTTACCTACTTCTCCAGCGGCAACAACAACGCTGCTGGAGCAGGTAGCGTTGCCGTCAACGGCAACAACGCTAGTGGACGCAACAGCAGGGCCTCCAACAGTAGCAGAAGACAAAGCTGCAGCCCACCGTGCACCTCTGCCAAAAACATTCCCCGTAGCTCGCCCATGCGCTATGATAGCCCGAG GGGCAGCCCAACCAACAATTTCTACGCCGGGGCCAAATTCTCGGAGCCACCATCCCCTGCTAGCTTGCCCAAGCCGCCCAACCACTGGACCGGCTTGATAGTGAGCTGCGGCAGCGAGACTGGTCCCTCCCACATCTCGCAGCACTTCAACATGTTCTTGAACATCCAGGCTTGA